A single genomic interval of Flavihumibacter rivuli harbors:
- a CDS encoding S9 family peptidase: MKKFNLLICFMATFMAGYAQSKRPLSPADIYRLQTPSSPQVSPDGEWVIYELRSADSLKDKFTKDLWMVSWDGKQQVQLTYDPGNEGNALFSPDGRYISFIASRGDEKYGQVYLLDRRGGEARKITNVKGGIEDYAWSPDGTKMVMAIADPDYADTASTKVRKPYVIDRYHFKQDIQGYLDSSATHLYLYDLEAKKLDTLTRGIHNESQPVFSPDGKWIAFVSNRTANPDRNDNADIFIMEARAGATMKQLTTWEGEDARPVWSPDGKKIAYLQSSSNEPFTMYGHHYAAVVPVEGGTPQLVTKAIDRPVRNLRWAKDGNSLFTLMEDDRQCLVASFDIASGKLTRVADGEKSFAELEPNMAKNAWITTLSSPTLPTELFAVEGNSIRRLTHIQDSFLAPLILPVAEGFSAKAKDGNMVNGILFKPANLSNGQKLPLMIFIHGGPVAQDEYEFDMTRMIYASAGYAVAAVNYRGSSGRGIDYIRSIYGDWGNKEVVDVIATADHLVAKGIADPQKMGLAGWSYGGITTNYTIATDTRFKAAVSGAGSSLQLSLYGSDQYVTQYEKELGYPWKNPEKWMKVSYPFFKADKIKTPTLFMASESDFNVPVAGAEQMYQALKAVGVPTGLIIYPNQFHGITVPSYLKDRFERHVNWFNTHLKPNSTARPF; this comes from the coding sequence ATGAAAAAGTTTAACCTGCTCATCTGCTTTATGGCCACTTTTATGGCCGGTTACGCGCAAAGTAAACGTCCCCTGTCACCAGCCGATATTTACAGGCTCCAAACCCCTTCTTCGCCCCAGGTGTCACCTGATGGGGAATGGGTGATCTACGAGCTCAGGAGCGCTGATTCATTAAAGGATAAATTCACAAAGGATTTGTGGATGGTAAGCTGGGACGGAAAGCAGCAAGTGCAACTAACTTATGACCCGGGAAATGAGGGGAATGCTTTATTCAGTCCTGACGGAAGGTATATATCCTTTATCGCTTCAAGGGGTGATGAGAAATATGGACAGGTTTACCTTCTTGACAGGAGGGGAGGGGAGGCTCGTAAGATCACTAATGTAAAAGGGGGAATTGAGGACTATGCATGGAGTCCGGATGGCACCAAAATGGTGATGGCCATTGCCGATCCGGATTATGCTGATACCGCCAGTACCAAGGTCAGGAAGCCTTATGTAATCGATCGCTACCATTTCAAACAGGATATCCAGGGTTATCTCGATAGCTCTGCCACCCATCTTTATTTGTATGACCTGGAGGCTAAAAAGCTGGATACACTTACCAGGGGTATTCATAACGAGAGCCAGCCGGTTTTCTCTCCGGATGGGAAATGGATCGCTTTTGTAAGCAACCGTACGGCCAATCCCGACCGGAATGATAATGCGGATATCTTCATAATGGAAGCCAGGGCGGGTGCTACTATGAAGCAGTTGACAACCTGGGAGGGAGAAGATGCAAGGCCCGTTTGGAGCCCGGATGGTAAAAAGATCGCCTACCTGCAAAGCAGCAGCAATGAGCCCTTCACCATGTATGGCCATCATTATGCTGCCGTGGTACCTGTAGAGGGCGGGACTCCGCAATTGGTTACCAAGGCAATTGACAGGCCGGTCAGGAATCTTCGCTGGGCGAAAGATGGCAACAGTTTGTTTACCCTTATGGAGGACGATCGCCAGTGCCTGGTAGCCTCGTTTGATATTGCCAGTGGTAAACTGACAAGGGTTGCCGATGGTGAGAAGAGCTTTGCGGAATTGGAGCCTAATATGGCAAAGAACGCATGGATCACCACACTAAGTTCCCCAACACTTCCTACCGAATTGTTTGCAGTGGAAGGTAATTCAATCAGGAGGCTTACCCATATCCAGGATTCATTCCTGGCACCGCTGATCCTGCCAGTAGCCGAAGGGTTTAGCGCAAAAGCTAAGGATGGGAATATGGTGAATGGGATACTCTTCAAACCAGCCAACCTGAGCAATGGCCAGAAATTGCCACTGATGATATTTATCCATGGTGGTCCTGTTGCCCAAGATGAATACGAATTTGATATGACCAGGATGATCTATGCTTCAGCGGGATATGCTGTAGCTGCTGTGAATTACAGGGGAAGCAGCGGACGGGGCATAGATTATATCCGTTCCATTTATGGAGACTGGGGCAATAAGGAAGTGGTAGATGTGATCGCAACAGCAGACCATCTTGTTGCCAAAGGCATAGCAGATCCCCAGAAAATGGGTCTGGCGGGTTGGAGTTATGGTGGTATCACTACAAACTATACCATTGCTACCGATACGAGGTTTAAGGCAGCAGTTAGCGGGGCTGGTAGTTCCTTGCAACTTAGTCTTTATGGAAGTGACCAGTATGTAACACAATATGAAAAGGAGCTGGGTTATCCCTGGAAAAACCCTGAGAAGTGGATGAAGGTATCTTATCCCTTCTTTAAAGCCGATAAGATCAAGACGCCAACACTTTTTATGGCAAGTGAGAGTGATTTCAATGTACCTGTAGCCGGTGCTGAACAGATGTACCAGGCCTTAAAGGCAGTAGGGGTACCTACTGGTTTGATCATTTACCCCAATCAGTTCCATGGTATTACTGTTCCCAGTTACCTTAAAGATAGGTTTGAGCGCCATGTCAACTGGTTCAATACCCATCTTAAGCCAAATTCAACTGCGAGACCTTTTTGA
- the rplJ gene encoding 50S ribosomal protein L10 — translation MTKEQKQEVIELLKSKFSQYNNFYITDTESLSVEQVSKLRRHCFDKQVEMKVAKNTLIKKALESLDAEKYSGVFEALNNVTALMFSESPKDPALIISSFRTESKGERPVLKAAFINGDIYVGDDQLKALTKIKTKNELIGEVIGLLQSPAKRVLAALLEKAKNEGGAEAAAPVEAAPAE, via the coding sequence ATGACTAAAGAACAAAAACAAGAAGTGATTGAGCTGCTGAAAAGCAAGTTCTCTCAATATAACAACTTCTATATCACCGACACAGAGAGCCTGAGCGTTGAACAGGTTAGCAAACTGCGTCGTCACTGCTTCGATAAGCAGGTTGAAATGAAGGTTGCCAAGAACACCCTGATCAAGAAGGCCCTGGAATCCCTGGATGCCGAAAAGTACAGCGGTGTATTCGAAGCCCTGAATAATGTAACGGCCCTGATGTTCAGCGAAAGCCCCAAGGATCCCGCCCTGATCATCTCTTCTTTCCGTACCGAAAGCAAGGGTGAGCGTCCTGTCCTGAAGGCAGCTTTCATCAATGGCGATATTTACGTAGGCGATGACCAACTGAAGGCCCTCACCAAGATCAAGACCAAGAACGAGCTTATTGGCGAAGTTATCGGTCTGTTGCAATCTCCTGCCAAGCGCGTACTCGCTGCTTTGTTGGAAAAAGCAAAGAATGAAGGTGGTGCTGAGGCCGCTGCTCCTGTTGAAGCAGCTCCCGCTGAGTAA
- the rplK gene encoding 50S ribosomal protein L11, protein MAKEITGFVKLQCKGGQANPAPPIGPALGSKGLNIMEFCKQFNARTQDKMGKVLPVLITVYSDKSFDFVIKTAPASVQLLEAAKLQSGSKEPNRSKVGKVSWAQVEAIAKDKMADLNCFTVESAMKMVAGTARSMGITVDGVAPWEN, encoded by the coding sequence ATGGCAAAAGAAATCACTGGTTTCGTGAAGTTGCAGTGTAAAGGCGGTCAAGCCAACCCTGCACCCCCCATTGGTCCAGCCCTTGGTTCTAAGGGTCTTAACATTATGGAGTTCTGTAAGCAGTTCAATGCTCGTACTCAGGACAAAATGGGAAAGGTTCTCCCCGTATTGATCACAGTTTATTCTGACAAGTCTTTCGACTTCGTTATCAAAACTGCTCCCGCTTCTGTTCAGTTATTGGAAGCTGCTAAACTGCAGAGTGGTTCAAAGGAGCCTAACCGTAGCAAGGTGGGTAAGGTATCCTGGGCCCAGGTTGAAGCAATTGCAAAAGATAAAATGGCTGACCTAAACTGCTTTACCGTTGAGAGTGCCATGAAGATGGTAGCCGGTACCGCACGTAGCATGGGTATCACCGTTGATGGTGTTGCTCCATGGGAAAACTAA
- the hpf gene encoding ribosome hibernation-promoting factor, HPF/YfiA family, giving the protein MNVNIQTVHFDADVKLVEYVTNRIQKLNTFHDRIIKVDVFLKLDNVVHTIKDKVAEIRVHVPKHDFFVKASSKSFEESFDSALDSLVNQIKRKKEKQAA; this is encoded by the coding sequence ATGAACGTTAACATTCAGACTGTGCACTTTGATGCCGACGTAAAATTGGTGGAGTATGTTACCAACAGGATTCAGAAGTTGAACACATTTCACGACCGGATCATCAAAGTAGATGTTTTTTTGAAACTCGATAATGTGGTGCATACAATCAAGGACAAGGTAGCGGAGATAAGGGTGCATGTTCCCAAGCATGATTTCTTCGTTAAGGCCAGTTCAAAATCATTTGAGGAATCTTTTGATAGTGCGCTGGATTCTTTAGTCAACCAGATAAAAAGAAAAAAAGAAAAACAAGCTGCCTGA
- the rplA gene encoding 50S ribosomal protein L1 produces MAITKKRKAVNAKVDSNKIYTLKEASSLVKEVNTTKFDASVDLHIRLGVDPKKADQAVRGTVTLPHGTGKTKRVLVLCTPDKENDAKAAGADHVGLDEFIQKIEGGWTDIDVIIATPAVMPKIGKLGKVLGPRNLMPNPKTGTVTNDVAAAVNEVKGGKIAFKVDKAGIVHASIGRVSFGPEKIAENSQELINAILKLKPATAKGTYLKGISMASTMSPGITVDTKSFIH; encoded by the coding sequence ATGGCTATCACTAAGAAAAGAAAAGCAGTTAATGCTAAGGTTGATTCCAATAAAATCTATACACTGAAAGAAGCTTCTTCACTGGTGAAAGAAGTTAATACTACCAAGTTTGATGCTTCTGTTGACCTTCACATCCGTCTGGGCGTTGACCCCAAGAAGGCTGACCAGGCAGTTCGCGGTACGGTAACCCTGCCCCATGGCACCGGTAAGACCAAGCGCGTACTGGTTCTTTGTACACCTGACAAGGAGAATGATGCAAAAGCAGCTGGTGCTGACCACGTAGGTCTGGATGAGTTCATCCAAAAGATCGAAGGTGGCTGGACAGATATCGATGTAATCATCGCTACCCCTGCCGTAATGCCTAAGATCGGTAAACTGGGTAAGGTGCTGGGTCCCCGTAACCTGATGCCCAACCCTAAGACCGGTACAGTTACCAATGATGTTGCTGCTGCAGTAAACGAAGTAAAAGGCGGTAAGATCGCGTTTAAAGTGGATAAAGCAGGTATCGTACATGCTTCTATCGGCCGCGTTAGCTTCGGTCCTGAAAAGATCGCTGAAAACAGCCAGGAACTGATCAACGCTATCCTGAAGCTGAAGCCCGCTACTGCTAAAGGTACTTACCTGAAAGGCATTAGCATGGCCAGCACCATGAGCCCTGGTATCACTGTTGACACCAAATCTTTCATCCACTAA
- the nusG gene encoding transcription termination/antitermination protein NusG, with product METTNQQETKWYVLRVVSGKERKVKEYLDKEISRGGWSEVVKQVFLPVEKVYKVQNGKKVMRERNYYPGYVMIEIVEGKLGDDLKDTIKNTSNVIHFLGKDHPIALRKAEVNKMLGKMDEMSEAGGMSMSEPFIVGETIKIIEGPFNDFNGIIEEVNDEKKKLKVTVKIFGRSTPVELNYMQVEKLS from the coding sequence ATGGAAACGACCAATCAACAAGAGACCAAGTGGTACGTGCTGCGGGTGGTAAGCGGCAAAGAACGTAAGGTTAAGGAATATCTTGACAAGGAGATCTCCCGCGGTGGCTGGAGTGAAGTGGTAAAGCAGGTATTCCTTCCCGTGGAGAAAGTATACAAGGTGCAGAATGGCAAGAAGGTTATGCGGGAGCGTAACTATTATCCCGGCTATGTGATGATCGAGATCGTGGAAGGTAAATTGGGTGACGATCTTAAGGATACGATCAAGAATACCAGTAACGTTATCCACTTCCTTGGAAAGGACCATCCCATCGCACTGCGCAAGGCTGAGGTGAACAAGATGCTTGGCAAGATGGACGAAATGTCCGAGGCTGGTGGTATGAGCATGAGTGAACCTTTCATTGTTGGCGAAACCATCAAGATCATCGAGGGACCTTTCAACGATTTCAATGGCATCATTGAAGAGGTGAATGATGAGAAGAAGAAGCTCAAGGTTACCGTTAAGATATTTGGCCGATCCACCCCGGTTGAACTCAATTACATGCAAGTCGAGAAATTATCCTAA
- the tuf gene encoding elongation factor Tu has protein sequence MAKETFKREKPHVNVGTIGHVDHGKTTLTAAITTILSQKGLAQAKKYDEIDGAPEEKERGITINTAHVEYQTASRHYAHVDCPGHADYVKNMITGAAQMDGAILVVAATDGPMPQTKEHILLARQVGVPKIVVFMNKVDLVDDAELLELVEMEIRDLLSSYGFDGDNTPIIKGSATGALAGEDKWVKAVEELMDAVDSYIPLPPRPVDMPFLMSVEDVFSITGRGTVATGRIERGRIKVGEGVEIVGLMPTPMTSTVTGVEMFKKLLDEGEAGDNAGLLLRGIEKKDIRRGMVICKPGSITPHTEFRGEVYVLSKEEGGRHTPFFNKYRPQFYFRTTDVTGECTLPEGTEMVMPGDNTNLKVTLIQPIAMEKGLKFAIREGGRTVGAGQVTEILK, from the coding sequence ATGGCAAAAGAGACCTTTAAGAGGGAAAAACCCCACGTTAACGTAGGTACTATTGGCCACGTTGACCACGGTAAAACCACCTTGACTGCCGCTATCACTACCATTCTTTCTCAGAAGGGTTTGGCGCAGGCTAAGAAGTATGATGAAATTGATGGCGCTCCTGAAGAAAAAGAGCGTGGTATCACCATCAATACTGCACACGTTGAATATCAGACAGCTAGCCGTCACTACGCTCACGTTGACTGTCCTGGTCACGCTGACTATGTGAAGAACATGATTACCGGTGCTGCTCAGATGGACGGTGCTATCCTGGTTGTGGCTGCTACAGATGGTCCGATGCCTCAAACTAAAGAACACATCCTGCTGGCTCGCCAGGTAGGTGTACCCAAGATCGTTGTGTTCATGAACAAAGTAGACCTGGTTGACGACGCTGAACTGTTGGAACTGGTTGAAATGGAAATCCGTGACCTGTTGAGCTCTTATGGCTTCGACGGTGACAACACTCCGATCATCAAGGGTTCTGCTACTGGTGCCCTGGCTGGTGAAGATAAGTGGGTTAAAGCAGTTGAAGAACTGATGGATGCTGTTGACAGCTACATCCCGCTGCCTCCCCGTCCGGTTGACATGCCGTTCCTGATGTCTGTTGAAGACGTATTCTCTATCACTGGTCGTGGTACCGTTGCTACCGGTCGTATCGAGCGTGGCCGTATCAAAGTGGGTGAAGGTGTGGAAATCGTTGGTTTGATGCCAACTCCTATGACCTCTACTGTAACCGGCGTTGAGATGTTCAAGAAGCTGTTGGATGAAGGTGAAGCTGGTGACAACGCAGGTCTGCTGCTCCGCGGTATTGAAAAGAAAGATATCCGTCGTGGTATGGTTATTTGTAAGCCCGGTTCTATTACTCCTCACACTGAATTCAGGGGTGAAGTATACGTACTGAGCAAGGAAGAAGGTGGTCGTCACACCCCATTCTTCAACAAGTACCGTCCTCAGTTCTACTTCCGTACAACGGACGTAACTGGTGAGTGTACCCTGCCTGAAGGAACTGAAATGGTGATGCCTGGCGATAACACCAACCTAAAAGTTACCTTGATCCAGCCTATCGCTATGGAAAAAGGTCTGAAGTTCGCGATCCGCGAAGGTGGTCGTACAGTAGGTGCCGGTCAGGTTACCGAAATCCTGAAGTAA
- the secE gene encoding preprotein translocase subunit SecE has translation MNKITTYFSESYKELIEKVTWPTWAQLQQSTIIVLVATLLITLVVWLMDFASNSLLKFIYSFFA, from the coding sequence ATGAACAAGATTACAACGTATTTCAGCGAGTCATATAAGGAGCTGATCGAGAAGGTGACCTGGCCTACCTGGGCCCAGTTGCAACAGTCTACCATTATCGTATTGGTAGCCACCCTCCTGATCACCCTGGTGGTTTGGCTGATGGATTTTGCCTCTAATTCCTTATTGAAATTTATCTATTCATTCTTTGCATAA
- the rplL gene encoding 50S ribosomal protein L7/L12, translating into MADVKALAEQLVGLTVKEVQELADVLKNEYGIEPAAAAVVVAADGGGGAAAAEEKTSFNVILKNGGASKLNVVKVVKDLTGLGLKEAKELVDGAPKAVKEGVSKAEAEDIANKLKEAGAEVEIN; encoded by the coding sequence ATGGCAGACGTTAAAGCTTTAGCTGAACAACTGGTAGGCCTGACTGTAAAAGAAGTACAGGAACTGGCTGATGTATTAAAGAATGAGTACGGTATCGAACCTGCTGCTGCTGCAGTAGTAGTAGCTGCTGATGGTGGTGGTGGCGCAGCCGCTGCTGAAGAGAAGACTTCCTTCAACGTAATCCTGAAGAACGGTGGTGCTTCTAAACTGAATGTAGTTAAGGTTGTAAAAGACCTGACTGGCCTCGGTCTGAAAGAAGCCAAGGAACTGGTAGACGGTGCTCCTAAGGCTGTTAAGGAAGGCGTTTCTAAGGCAGAAGCTGAAGATATCGCTAACAAGCTGAAAGAAGCTGGTGCTGAAGTTGAAATCAACTAA
- the rpoB gene encoding DNA-directed RNA polymerase subunit beta — protein MSSTKLNNRINFGKIKHLAEAPDLLEVQIQSFKDFFQLETTPDKRNNEGLFKVFKENFPITDTRNIFVLEFLDYFIDPPRYTIEECMERGLTYAVPLKAKLRLSCNDEEHVDFQTIVQDVFLGNIPYMTPRGTFVINGAERVVVSQLHRSPGVFFGQSIHPNGTKIYSARVIPFKGAWMEFATDINNVMYAYIDRKKKFPVTTLLRSIGFETDKDILELFGMADEVKGEKKALEKYLGKKLAARVLRTWVEDFVDEDTGEVVSIERNEVVLERDTILDEEAIEMIVDMDVKSVFLQREDVGGDYAIIYNTLNKDTSNSELEAVQHIYRQLRGADAPDDETARGIIDKLFFSDKRYDLGEVGRYKINRKLNLNYPLDHKVLTKEDIIEIIKYLVRLTNAKAEIDDIDHLSNRRVRTVGEQLYAQFGVGLARMARTIRERMNVRDNEVFTPVDLINARTLSSVINSFFGTSQLSQFLDQTNPLSEITHKRRISALGPGGLSRERAGFEVRDVHYSHYGRLCTIETPEGPNIGLISTLCVHAKINEMGFIETPYRKVENGKVNMKELTFLSAEEEDTAKIAQANSPLNENGEFKEERVVSRETGDFPILDKSEVEFMDVAPNQIVGLSASLIPFLEHDDANRALMGSNMQRQAVPLIRPQVPIVGTGLEGKAARDSRVQILSEGEGVVEYVDGNEIHIRYERNDEQRLVSFEDDLKIYKLTKYIKTNQETSITLKPAVKRGQRVKEGDFLTEGYAVQNGEIALGRNLKVAFMPWKGYNFEDAIVINEKVVREDLFTSVHISEYELEVRDTKLGEEELTPDIPNVSEEATKDLDEHGIIRIGAQVKEGDILIGKITPKGESDPTPEEKLLRAIFGDKAGDAKDASLKAPNGVEGVVIDKKLFQRAKKDKNAKVREKAALEKIEKVHEKNVQDLMEVLLSKLQILLKDKASAGVSNNFGEVLIGKGAKFTAKNLAGLDYLNINPLGWTGDEKIDDQINILLHNYSIKYNEELGRYKREKFNISIGDELPAGVLKLAKVYLAVKRKLKVGDKMAGRHGNKGIVAKIVRAEDMPFTEDGQPVDIVLNPLGVPSRMNLGQIYETVLGWCGLNLGIKFATPIFDGATPEEIADFCKQAGIPMMGHTYLYDGETGDRFDQKATVGVIYMIKLHHMVDDKMHARSIGPYSLITQQPLGGKAQFGGQRFGEMEVWALEAYGASSILQELLTIKSDDIIGRAKTYEAIVKGDNIPRPGVPESFNVLIHELRGLGLDLKFD, from the coding sequence ATGTCTTCAACTAAACTGAACAACAGGATCAACTTCGGTAAGATCAAGCACCTCGCTGAAGCTCCTGACCTGCTAGAAGTGCAGATTCAATCGTTTAAAGACTTCTTCCAGTTAGAAACCACTCCAGACAAGCGCAACAACGAAGGACTGTTCAAGGTGTTCAAGGAGAACTTCCCGATCACCGATACCAGGAACATATTCGTGTTGGAATTCCTGGATTATTTTATTGACCCGCCCCGTTACACCATTGAAGAGTGTATGGAGCGCGGCCTTACATATGCCGTTCCCCTGAAAGCAAAGTTGCGCCTGAGTTGTAATGACGAGGAGCACGTTGACTTCCAGACCATCGTTCAGGATGTATTCCTGGGGAACATCCCTTATATGACCCCCCGTGGTACATTCGTGATCAATGGTGCTGAGCGTGTGGTGGTATCACAGTTGCACCGTTCTCCCGGCGTTTTCTTCGGCCAGTCTATCCACCCCAATGGTACCAAGATCTACTCTGCAAGGGTGATCCCATTCAAGGGTGCCTGGATGGAATTTGCTACCGATATCAACAACGTGATGTATGCCTACATCGATCGTAAGAAGAAGTTCCCTGTAACTACCCTTCTGCGCTCAATCGGCTTCGAAACGGATAAGGATATCCTGGAACTCTTCGGTATGGCCGATGAAGTGAAAGGGGAGAAGAAGGCCCTCGAAAAATACCTGGGTAAGAAACTCGCTGCCCGCGTATTGCGTACATGGGTAGAGGACTTCGTTGATGAAGATACTGGTGAAGTAGTGTCCATCGAGCGTAATGAAGTTGTATTGGAACGCGATACCATCCTTGACGAAGAAGCGATCGAAATGATCGTGGACATGGATGTGAAGAGCGTCTTCCTGCAGCGTGAAGATGTTGGTGGCGACTATGCTATTATCTATAACACCCTGAACAAGGATACCTCCAACAGCGAACTGGAAGCCGTTCAGCATATTTATCGCCAGTTGCGCGGTGCTGATGCCCCGGATGATGAAACAGCCCGTGGTATCATCGATAAGCTGTTCTTCAGCGATAAGCGTTATGACCTTGGCGAAGTTGGTCGTTACAAGATCAACCGCAAATTGAACCTGAATTATCCCCTTGACCATAAAGTGTTGACCAAGGAGGATATCATTGAAATCATCAAATACCTGGTACGCCTGACCAATGCTAAGGCTGAGATCGATGATATCGATCACCTGAGCAACCGTCGTGTACGTACAGTTGGTGAGCAGCTGTATGCACAATTTGGTGTTGGTCTGGCCCGTATGGCCCGTACCATCCGTGAGCGTATGAACGTTCGCGATAATGAAGTGTTTACGCCTGTAGACCTGATCAATGCCAGGACGCTTTCTTCCGTGATCAATTCCTTCTTTGGAACATCACAGTTGTCACAGTTCCTGGATCAAACCAACCCCTTGTCCGAGATCACGCACAAGCGTCGTATCTCTGCCCTGGGTCCCGGTGGTTTGAGTCGCGAGCGTGCTGGCTTCGAAGTACGTGACGTACACTATTCCCACTACGGTCGTCTGTGTACCATTGAAACCCCTGAAGGACCAAACATCGGTCTGATCTCTACCCTTTGCGTACATGCGAAGATCAACGAGATGGGCTTCATTGAGACTCCTTACCGTAAGGTTGAGAATGGTAAGGTTAACATGAAGGAGCTGACCTTCCTGAGTGCTGAAGAAGAGGATACGGCCAAGATCGCCCAGGCCAACTCCCCATTAAACGAAAATGGTGAGTTCAAGGAAGAGCGTGTGGTAAGCCGTGAGACTGGTGACTTCCCGATCCTCGATAAGTCAGAAGTGGAGTTCATGGACGTTGCCCCGAACCAGATCGTTGGTTTGAGTGCTTCCCTGATTCCGTTCCTGGAGCATGACGATGCCAACCGTGCCCTGATGGGATCAAACATGCAACGTCAGGCTGTACCGCTGATCCGTCCCCAGGTGCCTATCGTTGGTACCGGTCTGGAAGGAAAAGCTGCCCGCGACTCCCGCGTACAGATCCTTTCAGAAGGTGAGGGTGTGGTTGAATACGTAGATGGTAACGAGATCCACATTCGCTATGAACGCAATGATGAGCAAAGGCTGGTAAGCTTCGAGGACGACTTGAAGATCTACAAGCTCACAAAATATATCAAGACCAACCAGGAAACTTCCATCACCCTAAAGCCTGCTGTGAAGCGTGGCCAGCGTGTGAAGGAAGGAGACTTCCTTACAGAAGGTTATGCGGTACAGAATGGCGAGATCGCCCTGGGCCGTAACCTGAAGGTGGCCTTCATGCCCTGGAAGGGTTACAACTTCGAGGATGCCATCGTAATCAATGAAAAGGTGGTACGTGAAGACCTCTTTACCTCGGTTCACATTTCTGAATATGAACTGGAAGTAAGGGATACCAAACTGGGTGAGGAAGAACTGACTCCCGATATCCCGAACGTTTCTGAAGAAGCGACCAAGGATCTCGATGAGCACGGTATCATCCGCATCGGTGCCCAGGTGAAGGAAGGTGATATCCTGATCGGTAAGATCACTCCTAAGGGAGAAAGTGATCCTACCCCTGAAGAGAAGCTGCTCCGTGCGATCTTCGGTGATAAGGCTGGTGATGCCAAGGACGCATCCCTGAAGGCTCCGAATGGTGTAGAAGGTGTAGTGATCGACAAGAAGCTATTCCAGCGTGCCAAGAAGGATAAGAATGCCAAGGTGCGTGAGAAGGCTGCCCTCGAGAAGATCGAAAAGGTTCACGAGAAGAATGTACAGGACCTCATGGAAGTATTGCTGAGCAAACTCCAGATCCTGTTGAAGGATAAGGCTTCTGCCGGTGTTAGCAATAACTTTGGTGAAGTATTGATCGGAAAGGGTGCTAAGTTCACTGCCAAGAACCTTGCCGGACTGGATTACTTGAACATTAATCCTCTGGGCTGGACTGGCGATGAGAAGATTGATGACCAGATCAATATCCTCCTGCACAACTATAGTATCAAGTACAACGAAGAACTCGGTCGCTACAAGCGCGAGAAGTTCAATATCTCTATCGGTGATGAATTGCCTGCTGGTGTACTGAAACTGGCGAAGGTTTACCTGGCCGTTAAGCGTAAGCTGAAGGTGGGTGATAAGATGGCGGGTCGTCACGGTAACAAGGGTATCGTTGCCAAGATCGTTCGTGCGGAAGACATGCCGTTCACTGAAGATGGCCAGCCGGTTGATATCGTGCTTAACCCACTGGGTGTACCTAGCCGTATGAACCTTGGCCAGATCTATGAGACCGTATTGGGATGGTGTGGACTGAACCTTGGTATCAAGTTCGCTACCCCGATCTTTGATGGTGCCACTCCTGAGGAAATCGCTGATTTCTGTAAGCAGGCTGGTATCCCGATGATGGGCCACACTTACCTCTATGATGGCGAAACCGGTGACCGCTTTGACCAGAAGGCTACTGTGGGTGTGATCTACATGATCAAACTGCACCACATGGTTGATGATAAGATGCACGCACGTTCTATCGGACCTTACAGTCTCATTACCCAGCAGCCGCTTGGTGGTAAGGCCCAGTTCGGTGGCCAGCGTTTCGGTGAAATGGAAGTGTGGGCGCTCGAAGCTTACGGTGCTTCCAGTATTCTCCAGGAATTGCTTACCATCAAGTCTGATGATATCATTGGCCGTGCCAAGACCTATGAGGCAATCGTTAAGGGTGATAACATCCCTCGTCCGGGTGTTCCTGAATCCTTCAACGTATTGATACACGAATTGCGTGGTCTGGGTCTGGACCTCAAGTTCGATTAA